In one window of Pseudodesulfovibrio sediminis DNA:
- a CDS encoding MBOAT family O-acyltransferase yields the protein MLFNSPEFLFLFLPAACLLFYCARRLSPATQLVTIIGLSLFFYGYWRIEYLPVLIFSLTSNCVIAHMINRSRTEATRKAWFILGVTVALSFLGFYKYTHFIMENLSLVFGFDYTGTPGEIPIGISFYTFTAIAFLSDIHTRRITEYTVTEYGATITYFPHLVAGPILFHHDTMPQLRDPDGIRLDWNKIMLFLFFFSLGLLKKTGLADNVAKIADPIFAQVANGGIPDPGQAWRAALGYSFQLYYDFSGYSDMAIGLGCLFGIRVPVNFYSPYKSRNITEFWQRWHVSLGYFLRTYLYIPLGGNRKGRTRTLINLFIVFFLCGIWHGAGWTFVAWGAMHGAAMIVHRLFASTVSLPKNRATTMAATLFTFLFVVFAWVLFRADSFHTASVIMQSMVGLSADRLHNLPNNNVEIYLGLLMLVTWLMPNTIQIMQRFSPAILHGRAVEWPFVHCIPTSLKEGTLFGYATGAFTAAALVTGAIFMFVNGQVRYLYFDF from the coding sequence ATGCTTTTTAATTCACCGGAGTTTCTCTTTCTCTTTTTGCCTGCCGCGTGCCTGCTCTTCTACTGCGCCCGACGTCTTTCTCCTGCCACCCAACTGGTCACCATCATCGGGCTGTCCCTGTTCTTCTACGGATACTGGCGCATAGAATATCTGCCGGTCCTCATATTCAGCCTCACGTCCAATTGCGTGATCGCCCACATGATCAACCGATCACGCACCGAGGCCACGCGCAAGGCCTGGTTTATCCTAGGCGTGACAGTGGCTCTCTCGTTCCTCGGATTCTATAAATACACGCACTTCATCATGGAGAACCTCAGCCTTGTTTTCGGGTTCGACTACACGGGCACTCCCGGTGAAATTCCCATCGGCATCTCGTTTTATACCTTCACGGCAATCGCCTTCCTGTCCGACATCCATACCAGACGCATCACCGAGTACACGGTGACCGAGTACGGGGCGACCATCACCTACTTCCCCCACCTGGTGGCAGGTCCCATCCTCTTCCACCATGACACCATGCCGCAGCTCCGCGACCCGGACGGTATTCGCCTGGACTGGAACAAGATCATGCTATTCCTCTTTTTCTTTTCATTGGGATTGCTCAAGAAAACCGGCCTCGCCGACAATGTCGCCAAAATTGCCGATCCCATTTTCGCGCAGGTTGCCAACGGCGGCATCCCCGACCCCGGCCAGGCATGGCGAGCGGCACTGGGCTACTCATTCCAGCTCTATTACGACTTTTCCGGATACTCCGATATGGCCATCGGCCTCGGCTGCCTGTTCGGTATCCGTGTACCTGTGAACTTTTACTCTCCGTATAAATCACGCAATATCACCGAATTCTGGCAGCGGTGGCATGTCTCGCTGGGCTATTTCCTGCGCACCTATCTGTACATTCCTCTGGGTGGGAATCGAAAGGGAAGGACACGAACGCTGATCAATCTGTTCATCGTCTTTTTCCTGTGCGGCATCTGGCACGGTGCGGGCTGGACCTTTGTGGCCTGGGGCGCCATGCACGGGGCTGCCATGATCGTTCACCGGCTGTTCGCGTCCACGGTCTCCCTTCCCAAAAACCGGGCCACGACCATGGCCGCAACCCTGTTCACGTTCCTGTTCGTGGTCTTTGCCTGGGTGCTTTTCCGGGCCGACTCATTTCATACGGCCTCCGTGATCATGCAGTCCATGGTCGGCCTGAGCGCGGATCGGCTGCACAATCTGCCCAATAACAATGTTGAAATATACCTCGGCCTGCTGATGCTGGTGACCTGGCTCATGCCCAACACCATACAGATCATGCAGCGTTTCTCCCCGGCTATCCTACACGGCCGAGCGGTCGAGTGGCCCTTTGTACACTGCATCCCGACCAGCCTGAAAGAGGGCACCCTGTTCGGCTACGCAACCGGCGCCTTTACCGCGGCAGCACTGGTCACCGGCGCGATCTTCATGTTTGTAAACGGACAGGTCCGCTACCTGTATTTCGACTTCTAA
- a CDS encoding DUF362 domain-containing protein, with the protein MASKVFFWNLRASAKAPLHARMRSLLKAAKVERYINEGDLAAIKLHFGEQGTTGFLRPLWIKPILDFISEAGGKPFLTDASTLYVGQRGEAVSHALCAARHGWDPLILNAPVIIADGLRGEFEETVPVKGRHLDEVYIAGAIAEADFFVSLNHFKGHELAGYGGALKNIGMGSASKKGKMQQHFSTGPITNPEACTACEACLRSCKVGALYIDEESEKIALNAEKCVGCGGCFVACRHGGLEVDWKVGIQDFLERMMEYAKGVLQTKRTPCLHVNFVVDVGPDCDCVGFTDAPICPDIGVLLSFDPVAVDQASMDLVSDAQPLYPSQLPFGVTPGQNKFTAIHQHVPADFGLSYAEELGIGSREYELINL; encoded by the coding sequence ATGGCATCAAAAGTATTTTTCTGGAATCTGCGTGCTTCGGCCAAAGCCCCACTGCATGCGCGCATGCGCAGCCTGCTCAAGGCAGCAAAGGTTGAACGATACATCAACGAGGGCGACCTCGCGGCCATCAAGCTCCACTTCGGCGAACAGGGAACCACTGGGTTTCTCCGCCCGCTGTGGATCAAGCCCATCCTTGATTTCATCAGTGAGGCCGGGGGAAAACCGTTTCTGACAGACGCCTCCACGCTCTATGTCGGACAACGCGGCGAAGCTGTTTCGCACGCATTGTGTGCGGCACGCCACGGCTGGGACCCACTTATTCTCAATGCCCCGGTCATCATCGCGGATGGCCTCCGGGGCGAATTTGAAGAGACCGTGCCCGTGAAAGGCCGCCATCTCGACGAAGTCTATATTGCCGGTGCCATTGCCGAGGCAGACTTTTTTGTCTCTCTCAACCACTTCAAAGGCCATGAGCTGGCCGGATATGGCGGTGCGCTCAAGAACATCGGCATGGGGTCTGCTTCCAAGAAAGGCAAAATGCAGCAGCATTTCTCCACCGGCCCCATCACCAACCCAGAGGCGTGTACAGCCTGTGAAGCTTGTCTCCGTTCCTGCAAGGTCGGCGCACTGTACATTGATGAAGAGAGTGAAAAAATCGCGCTCAACGCCGAGAAATGTGTGGGCTGCGGAGGCTGCTTCGTGGCCTGCCGTCACGGCGGTCTCGAGGTGGACTGGAAAGTCGGTATCCAGGATTTTCTGGAACGGATGATGGAATACGCCAAAGGAGTGCTGCAAACCAAGCGCACCCCGTGCCTGCATGTCAACTTCGTGGTCGACGTGGGGCCGGACTGCGACTGTGTCGGCTTCACGGATGCGCCCATCTGCCCGGATATCGGCGTGCTTCTGAGCTTCGATCCCGTGGCCGTGGATCAGGCCTCCATGGATCTGGTCAGTGATGCCCAGCCGCTCTACCCGAGCCAGTTGCCTTTTGGCGTCACCCCCGGGCAGAACAAATTCACGGCCATCCACCAGCATGTGCCAGCCGACTTCGGCTTGAGCTATGCCGAGGAACTGGGAATCGGTTCACGGGAATACGAATTGATCAATCTGTAG
- a CDS encoding HD-GYP domain-containing protein, with amino-acid sequence MTVPDNFMSAEEARKAMEKDPNLTLVDQAQDPSISHGPPMSSIKDELVRADRMYGEALGYAHEFMDAVRQGQPFHFKDATPLVSGFIDSVFRNESAAAAISKLKSFDHYTYTHCINVSILAVILGKKLGYSRKKLQEIGMAGMFHDVGKAVIPDTILNKPGKLNKKEMNVMRTHPLRGFEILKAQQEIPDAVLRAALEHHERHDGSGYPRGLKGDEISDISRLLAVVDVYDALTSKRVYKDPLPPSKVLGMMYKWRVTEFSPNIVEEFIKSLGVYPVGSFVQLSNGNHGVVVDNDTTDPLRPTVKVVYDAAMRQLPVQEICLAASDLTITEVVNPDDHKIKVYRLI; translated from the coding sequence ATGACTGTTCCCGATAATTTCATGTCTGCCGAAGAGGCACGCAAAGCCATGGAGAAAGATCCGAACCTGACGCTGGTTGATCAGGCTCAGGACCCATCCATTTCGCATGGTCCCCCCATGTCTTCCATAAAAGACGAACTGGTCCGGGCTGACCGCATGTATGGAGAAGCGCTGGGATATGCGCATGAGTTCATGGATGCCGTCAGACAGGGACAGCCCTTTCACTTCAAGGACGCCACCCCTCTGGTCAGCGGATTCATCGACTCGGTTTTCCGCAACGAATCGGCTGCCGCAGCCATAAGCAAGCTCAAATCTTTTGACCATTACACCTACACCCACTGCATCAATGTTTCCATCCTGGCCGTGATTCTGGGCAAAAAGCTCGGCTACTCCCGCAAGAAACTCCAAGAGATTGGCATGGCAGGCATGTTTCACGATGTGGGCAAGGCCGTGATTCCAGACACCATTCTCAACAAGCCCGGCAAGTTGAATAAAAAAGAGATGAATGTCATGCGCACCCACCCCCTGCGCGGATTCGAGATTCTCAAGGCCCAGCAGGAGATTCCTGATGCAGTTCTCCGTGCCGCCCTGGAACATCACGAGAGGCATGACGGTTCCGGGTATCCGCGGGGACTCAAAGGCGATGAGATCAGTGACATCTCCCGCCTGCTTGCCGTCGTGGATGTCTATGACGCCCTGACCAGTAAGCGGGTGTACAAGGACCCGCTGCCGCCGAGCAAGGTGCTGGGTATGATGTATAAATGGCGAGTGACCGAATTTTCCCCCAACATTGTGGAAGAATTCATAAAAAGTCTTGGCGTCTACCCGGTCGGCAGCTTTGTGCAGTTATCAAACGGAAATCACGGCGTGGTGGTTGATAATGACACCACCGATCCGCTGCGGCCCACGGTCAAGGTGGTGTATGACGCAGCCATGCGGCAGTTGCCGGTGCAGGAAATCTGCCTGGCCGCAAGCGACCTGACCATTACCGAAGTGGTGAACCCCGATGATCACAAGATCAAGGTATATCGATTGATCTAG
- a CDS encoding ABC transporter substrate-binding protein, protein MVKNLRLILIGCLCVLTLTGQPVAAKEKPLVVFACPGTRDDAFFALMCDFMQAAADDLGFELFIYYGDRHTRINHENVKMIFNRKRLPEFVIGSNSCDSGKLMLDKAEAAGIKVMIINQGFIGAEQKAVGQPGEKYTQWLFEFLPDDVQSGYILARTLIEKALQNKLVDSHGGVQVLAISGFEGATVSSLRLQGLRQALREYPNVRLHLIRYADWERDISRRVVKEHLAEFPEVTVVWTESDYMAMGIVEGVREMGMIPGKDVVIGGVDWASLAAGMIENGDYTVSVGGHFLDGAWALVMLHDALHGVSVPRLSQSHFSFITADNVAPFRRYILNGNWELIDFRKFSKHLNPEITEYDFSLNAILEQLQAR, encoded by the coding sequence ATGGTAAAGAACCTGCGCCTCATATTGATCGGGTGTCTGTGTGTTTTGACCTTAACAGGGCAACCCGTTGCTGCAAAAGAAAAACCTCTGGTCGTCTTCGCCTGTCCCGGCACCCGGGATGATGCCTTTTTCGCGTTGATGTGTGACTTCATGCAGGCTGCGGCTGATGATCTGGGTTTTGAGCTTTTTATCTACTATGGCGATCGCCATACCAGAATCAACCATGAAAACGTGAAAATGATCTTCAACCGGAAGCGGTTGCCGGAGTTCGTTATCGGTTCGAATTCCTGTGATTCAGGCAAGCTCATGCTTGATAAGGCGGAGGCAGCCGGAATCAAGGTCATGATAATCAATCAGGGGTTTATCGGTGCCGAGCAGAAGGCCGTCGGTCAACCTGGAGAAAAGTATACGCAATGGCTTTTTGAATTCCTCCCTGACGATGTCCAGTCAGGATATATACTGGCCAGGACGCTCATTGAAAAAGCGCTCCAAAACAAACTGGTCGATAGCCATGGGGGGGTGCAGGTCCTTGCGATCTCGGGCTTTGAAGGGGCCACAGTTTCCTCTTTGCGTCTACAGGGCCTCAGGCAGGCGCTGCGTGAATATCCCAATGTGCGGCTGCACCTGATTCGGTATGCCGACTGGGAGCGGGATATTTCCAGGCGTGTCGTCAAGGAGCATCTGGCTGAATTTCCCGAAGTGACCGTGGTCTGGACAGAGAGCGACTATATGGCCATGGGCATAGTCGAAGGCGTTCGTGAAATGGGCATGATACCCGGCAAGGATGTTGTGATCGGCGGTGTTGATTGGGCCAGCCTTGCTGCGGGTATGATCGAAAATGGTGATTATACTGTTTCAGTGGGCGGGCACTTCTTGGATGGAGCGTGGGCGCTGGTCATGCTCCATGATGCTCTCCACGGCGTAAGTGTGCCCCGTTTGAGCCAGTCCCATTTTTCTTTCATAACGGCAGACAATGTTGCTCCGTTCCGTCGGTATATACTGAACGGGAACTGGGAACTCATTGACTTCAGAAAGTTTTCCAAACATCTCAATCCAGAGATCACAGAGTATGATTTCAGCCTGAACGCCATTTTGGAGCAGCTGCAAGCGCGATAG
- a CDS encoding transglycosylase SLT domain-containing protein — protein sequence MRRVSVFFMAVSVVMLMISSLHAAPNAHERITKAFKGDLPEMLDAHRPLRVLVSYNRTNFFMFKGEARGMEVDSMRDFEKFLKKKYPKRMIRLAFVPVPFDDLLPALLDGRGDIVAAGMTVTEKRRRKVAFSRPYRKEIMEVVVGGKASPPIKDLADLAGKRIHVMAGSSYEEHLKRLNTQFEAQGLKPVDVVAADPNLVTEDLLEMVGSGLVSYVVADNQLVEIWQQVYTDLTPYFAASIHTGGTLAWAVRPGNIELLRVLNDFRGTVKEGSKLGNLFFKRYYVNTDWVKNPLNPLENSKLQSMADLFQKYAKKYDFDWLKIAAQAYQESHFDQNRKSRAGAVGVMQIKPSTAADPNVNVKDVYILENNIHAGVKYLRFLRDRYFQDVDADARVDFALAAYNAGPARIAGLRTKAKEMGLNPNRWFGNVEWAAQNVIGSETPTYVAHVQMYYATYKGTAEVLTKRIEAME from the coding sequence GTGCGCAGAGTCTCTGTTTTCTTTATGGCTGTGAGCGTTGTCATGCTCATGATATCCTCTCTTCATGCTGCTCCCAATGCTCATGAACGCATCACGAAGGCTTTCAAGGGAGACCTGCCGGAGATGCTGGATGCCCATCGCCCGCTCAGGGTGCTTGTTTCCTACAATCGGACCAATTTCTTCATGTTCAAGGGCGAGGCTCGGGGCATGGAAGTGGATTCCATGCGGGATTTCGAAAAGTTCCTCAAAAAGAAATACCCCAAGCGGATGATCCGTCTGGCCTTTGTGCCGGTTCCTTTTGACGATCTGCTCCCCGCCCTGCTGGATGGGCGTGGGGACATTGTGGCGGCCGGGATGACGGTTACTGAAAAACGGCGCAGAAAGGTTGCGTTTTCACGACCGTATCGCAAGGAGATCATGGAAGTTGTGGTGGGAGGCAAGGCGTCTCCCCCGATCAAAGATCTTGCCGATCTTGCAGGCAAGCGGATTCACGTCATGGCCGGGTCCAGTTATGAAGAGCATTTGAAGAGGCTCAACACGCAGTTTGAAGCACAGGGCTTGAAGCCCGTGGACGTGGTGGCAGCCGACCCCAACCTGGTCACCGAAGATCTGCTTGAGATGGTCGGCAGCGGTCTTGTTTCATACGTTGTGGCCGATAATCAGCTGGTTGAAATATGGCAGCAAGTCTACACGGACCTGACCCCATATTTTGCCGCGTCCATTCACACGGGCGGTACGTTGGCCTGGGCCGTGCGTCCTGGAAACATCGAGCTGCTGCGCGTGCTGAACGACTTCAGGGGCACGGTCAAAGAGGGCAGCAAACTCGGCAATCTGTTCTTCAAGCGGTATTATGTGAACACGGATTGGGTTAAGAATCCCTTGAATCCATTGGAGAACAGCAAGCTCCAAAGCATGGCGGATCTTTTTCAAAAATACGCCAAGAAGTATGATTTCGATTGGCTCAAGATTGCGGCACAGGCATATCAGGAATCCCATTTTGACCAGAATCGGAAGAGCCGGGCCGGTGCTGTGGGGGTCATGCAGATCAAGCCTTCCACGGCTGCGGATCCAAATGTGAATGTCAAGGATGTCTACATACTTGAGAACAACATCCACGCCGGGGTCAAATACCTGCGGTTCTTGCGGGATCGTTATTTTCAGGACGTGGATGCGGATGCCAGGGTCGATTTTGCCCTGGCGGCCTATAATGCCGGTCCCGCGCGCATTGCCGGGCTGCGTACCAAGGCAAAGGAAATGGGGCTGAACCCCAACCGATGGTTTGGCAACGTGGAGTGGGCCGCACAAAATGTCATCGGTTCCGAGACGCCCACCTATGTGGCGCACGTCCAGATGTATTATGCGACCTACAAAGGCACGGCCGAAGTGCTGACCAAGCGCATAGAGGCCATGGAATAG
- the rlmN gene encoding 23S rRNA (adenine(2503)-C(2))-methyltransferase RlmN encodes MHNLIELTKNDLEAFVAEDLKEPRFRTEQIWQWLWQKRVRDIESMTNLSKPLREKVAAKANIIWPEIAQVATSKDGTIKFLLRLTDGKLIETVLIPMNDRYSQCLSTQVGCAMACTFCNTGKLGFERNLTYGEIMGQILVGRQYLEDQGMNPLKNLVFMGMGEPLLNLNTLIKVLTDLPCERGLSLSWRRSMVSTVGFPDKLKILGDLEIALPAISLHAPTQELRAKIMPKAAKVHLDDLMAAIKVYPMRQRERITFEYLLLKDVNDSLEHADQLARLIDRKKGKINLIAYNATEGMPYGAPDRDRVEAFEKRLWDHGLTAFIRRSMGSDIKAACGQLKAETIG; translated from the coding sequence ATGCACAATCTCATCGAACTGACCAAGAATGATCTGGAAGCCTTTGTTGCCGAAGATCTGAAAGAGCCCCGTTTCCGGACGGAGCAGATATGGCAATGGCTGTGGCAAAAACGCGTCCGCGATATCGAATCCATGACCAACCTGTCCAAGCCACTGCGCGAAAAGGTGGCCGCAAAGGCGAACATCATCTGGCCTGAAATCGCCCAGGTGGCCACGAGCAAGGACGGGACCATCAAGTTTCTGCTCCGGCTCACGGACGGCAAGCTCATCGAGACCGTTCTCATTCCCATGAACGACCGATACTCGCAGTGCCTGTCAACGCAGGTTGGCTGCGCCATGGCCTGCACGTTCTGCAACACCGGCAAACTCGGTTTTGAACGCAACCTGACCTATGGCGAGATCATGGGGCAGATCCTGGTGGGACGGCAATATCTGGAAGATCAGGGTATGAATCCACTCAAGAACCTCGTCTTCATGGGCATGGGCGAGCCACTGCTCAACCTTAATACGCTCATCAAGGTGCTCACCGACCTGCCGTGTGAACGCGGTCTCTCGCTTTCATGGCGACGGTCCATGGTCTCCACGGTCGGTTTCCCCGACAAGCTCAAGATCCTGGGGGACCTGGAAATCGCGCTGCCCGCCATCTCCCTGCACGCCCCCACGCAGGAGTTGCGCGCCAAAATCATGCCCAAGGCCGCCAAGGTCCATCTCGACGATCTCATGGCCGCCATCAAGGTGTACCCCATGCGACAGCGTGAACGAATCACGTTCGAATACCTGCTCTTGAAGGATGTGAACGATTCTCTGGAACATGCGGATCAACTGGCCCGGCTCATCGACCGCAAAAAGGGCAAAATCAACCTCATCGCCTATAACGCCACCGAGGGCATGCCATACGGCGCTCCGGATCGGGACAGGGTCGAGGCATTCGAAAAGAGGCTCTGGGACCACGGCCTGACCGCGTTCATCAGACGCTCCATGGGATCGGATATCAAAGCGGCCTGCGGTCAACTCAAGGCAGAAACCATCGGCTGA
- a CDS encoding deoxyribonuclease IV: MFLGAHMSIAGGLHMAFVHIGKVKGTALQLFTRNQRQWKVPPLTDYDIALFGEAWRQWGAYPIAAHDSYLINLASDKDEQSRRSIMGFAEELRRISALKIPYLVTHPGSHLGQGVDAGIERYAANLDKAIEDSGTTHELVLLETTAGQGTNLGSTFEELAAIIALSRHQDRLGVCYDTCHTFAAGYDIRTPEAYAATFDAFDATIGLERLKFFHLNDTKHALNSHKDRHEHIGQGGIGLDGFRNLMQDPRFADIPKTLETPKEKDLKDDMRNLKILRDLAQ, translated from the coding sequence ATGTTTCTCGGAGCACACATGTCGATTGCCGGGGGCCTGCACATGGCCTTCGTGCACATCGGCAAAGTCAAGGGCACCGCGCTCCAGCTTTTCACCCGCAATCAGCGCCAGTGGAAGGTTCCACCGCTCACCGACTACGATATCGCGTTGTTCGGTGAAGCGTGGCGTCAATGGGGCGCATATCCCATAGCGGCCCACGACTCCTATCTCATCAATCTCGCTAGCGACAAAGACGAGCAATCCCGGCGTTCCATCATGGGCTTTGCCGAGGAACTGCGCCGAATCAGCGCGCTCAAGATTCCGTATCTGGTCACGCACCCCGGCTCCCACCTGGGCCAGGGAGTCGATGCGGGCATCGAACGGTACGCCGCCAACCTGGACAAGGCCATCGAGGACTCGGGCACCACACACGAGCTCGTGCTCCTGGAAACCACTGCCGGACAGGGCACCAACCTCGGTTCCACCTTCGAAGAGCTGGCAGCCATCATCGCCCTGTCCAGGCATCAGGACCGCCTCGGTGTCTGCTACGACACGTGTCACACCTTTGCCGCAGGGTACGACATACGCACCCCCGAGGCCTATGCGGCCACGTTTGATGCCTTTGACGCCACAATCGGCCTGGAACGACTCAAGTTCTTCCACCTGAACGACACCAAACATGCGCTGAACTCCCACAAGGACCGCCATGAACACATCGGGCAGGGCGGCATCGGTCTGGACGGGTTCAGAAATCTCATGCAGGACCCGCGCTTTGCGGATATCCCCAAGACTTTGGAAACACCAAAGGAAAAGGACTTGAAGGACGACATGCGCAATCTCAAGATATTGCGAGACCTGGCACAGTAA
- a CDS encoding HAD family hydrolase, producing the protein MTRLDAVIFDFDGTLADVPLDFELMKVKIAALGEVFLPQRPEPNTTPALEWLEELVAEAKKIDMDEGMEFHSRGRLVITAMELDAAREGTLFEFTRPALQKLLACGVAPGVITRNISPAVKMVFPDIEACTRVFIPREDAPLLKPNPAHLFQALEVIGAAPERSLMVGDHPMDIETAKRAGSLSAAVTSGRVKAEGFAHLSPDFIAADVGELMAQLESAGLI; encoded by the coding sequence ATGACCAGACTCGACGCAGTCATATTCGATTTTGATGGCACGCTGGCCGACGTCCCGCTTGATTTTGAGCTGATGAAGGTCAAGATCGCGGCCCTTGGCGAAGTCTTTCTGCCACAACGCCCCGAGCCCAACACCACACCTGCTCTTGAGTGGCTTGAAGAGCTGGTGGCCGAGGCCAAAAAGATCGACATGGACGAGGGTATGGAGTTCCACTCTCGCGGCAGACTGGTCATCACGGCCATGGAACTGGACGCGGCCCGTGAAGGCACCCTCTTCGAATTCACCCGCCCGGCCCTGCAAAAACTGCTGGCCTGTGGCGTGGCCCCCGGAGTCATCACCCGCAACATCTCCCCGGCCGTCAAAATGGTCTTTCCCGACATCGAGGCATGCACCCGCGTGTTCATTCCCCGTGAAGACGCCCCTCTGCTCAAACCGAACCCGGCCCATCTTTTCCAGGCGCTCGAAGTTATCGGAGCCGCCCCTGAACGCTCTCTCATGGTGGGTGATCATCCCATGGACATCGAGACGGCAAAACGGGCCGGGAGCCTGTCCGCGGCAGTAACCAGCGGCAGGGTGAAGGCAGAAGGATTCGCCCACCTCTCCCCCGACTTCATCGCGGCCGATGTCGGCGAACTCATGGCGCAACTGGAGTCAGCCGGTTTGATATAA
- a CDS encoding portal protein, whose protein sequence is MDTATLARSLLTRFKGLEAARQPWVGSWQELTEYMLPRKNSFTSVSGSPPLRGQSGDARIFDSTPTHALELLASSLGGLLTNPSLPWFDITVKDRDQGDAAAVRTFLQQARERMMALFNAEDTGFQTHVHELYLDIALLGTAVMYVEADTETVVRFSARPLGEVYVAESPRGQVNTVYRKYAITARHAVQEWGALCSDETKRKAEDRPDEPVEILHAVYPRTDRDPCGLGVVNFPYASVYLETACEHIVEESGYLEMPYMVPRWAKAAGETYGRGPGQTALSDTRVLNAMARTALMAAEKMSDPPLMVPDDGFLGPVRSGPGGLSYYRAGSTDRIEALPVRVDLNATEEMMNQRRTSIRRIFLGDQLSPEGPAVTATEAVIRQAEKMRVLGPILGRIQTEFLSPVIKRVFRIMLRSGGLPPFPKGLAPEDLEVRYTSPITHAQKQYEAQSLSQTMEYLAPLVGSGDAFGIMDNFDTDRVARHVAELFNTPSDYLKAEDEVKTVRETKTQTAGSKQIASTVADMAAIAKTLSEAYTDRPNVLTELWRLISGNPGTTADAAPAEEGIQKETPGTDVIPTDVPSTQSRPVPEAR, encoded by the coding sequence ATGGATACAGCAACACTTGCCCGCTCCCTGCTCACCCGATTCAAGGGGCTGGAAGCGGCACGGCAACCCTGGGTCGGCTCCTGGCAGGAACTGACGGAATACATGCTGCCGCGCAAGAATTCCTTCACCTCTGTGAGCGGCTCACCGCCCCTGCGTGGACAGAGCGGCGATGCGCGGATCTTCGACTCCACGCCCACCCACGCGCTGGAGCTGCTGGCCTCCTCATTGGGCGGGCTGCTGACCAACCCGTCACTGCCGTGGTTCGACATCACGGTCAAGGACCGCGATCAGGGGGACGCCGCCGCGGTGCGCACATTCCTGCAACAGGCCAGAGAACGCATGATGGCCCTGTTCAACGCGGAAGACACCGGGTTCCAGACCCATGTCCACGAACTCTATCTGGACATCGCCCTGCTCGGCACGGCTGTCATGTATGTGGAGGCGGACACCGAGACCGTTGTGCGCTTCTCGGCCCGCCCGCTGGGTGAAGTCTATGTCGCAGAATCTCCCCGCGGACAGGTGAACACGGTCTATCGCAAATATGCGATCACCGCCCGACACGCCGTGCAGGAATGGGGTGCGCTGTGCTCGGACGAAACCAAGCGCAAAGCAGAGGACAGGCCAGACGAGCCGGTGGAGATACTCCACGCGGTGTACCCGCGCACGGACCGCGACCCATGTGGTCTGGGGGTGGTCAACTTCCCGTATGCGAGCGTGTACCTGGAAACGGCCTGCGAGCATATCGTGGAAGAATCCGGCTATCTGGAAATGCCGTACATGGTACCGCGCTGGGCCAAGGCCGCAGGCGAGACCTATGGCCGGGGGCCGGGCCAGACCGCGTTGTCTGACACCCGCGTGCTCAATGCCATGGCTCGCACCGCGCTCATGGCCGCGGAGAAGATGTCCGACCCGCCCCTCATGGTGCCGGACGACGGCTTCCTCGGACCGGTTCGATCCGGGCCGGGCGGGCTGTCCTACTACCGGGCCGGGTCCACGGACCGCATCGAAGCCCTGCCCGTGCGCGTGGACCTCAATGCCACCGAAGAGATGATGAATCAGCGTCGGACCTCCATCCGTCGCATCTTCCTGGGAGATCAGCTCTCGCCAGAAGGCCCGGCTGTCACGGCCACGGAAGCGGTTATCCGCCAGGCTGAAAAAATGCGCGTGCTCGGCCCCATACTGGGCCGCATCCAGACAGAGTTCCTCAGTCCGGTCATAAAACGGGTCTTCCGCATCATGCTGCGCAGCGGCGGACTGCCTCCCTTCCCCAAAGGGCTGGCTCCCGAGGATCTGGAAGTCCGGTACACCTCGCCCATCACGCATGCCCAGAAGCAATACGAGGCCCAGAGCCTGTCGCAGACCATGGAATACCTCGCCCCTTTGGTGGGAAGCGGGGACGCCTTTGGCATCATGGACAACTTCGACACTGACCGGGTGGCCCGACATGTGGCCGAACTGTTCAACACCCCATCGGACTATCTGAAGGCCGAAGACGAGGTGAAGACCGTCCGCGAAACCAAAACGCAGACAGCCGGTTCCAAGCAGATCGCATCCACCGTGGCCGATATGGCCGCCATCGCCAAAACCCTGAGCGAGGCATACACCGATCGGCCCAACGTGCTTACGGAACTGTGGCGACTTATCAGCGGCAATCCCGGCACAACGGCAGACGCAGCCCCTGCCGAAGAGGGAATCCAGAAAGAAACCCCGGGCACAGACGTCATCCCGACCGATGTGCCGTCCACACAATCCCGGCCCGTGCCGGAGGCGAGATAA